The following coding sequences are from one bacterium BMS3Abin14 window:
- the clpB gene encoding chaperone protein ClpB, with product MALNFDRLTIKAQEAFQGAQRDAEERGQQQIEIEHLLYALLDKEGGVVWPLVEKVGADPNAVRTALEAALGRLPRVSGLTQTYIGPGLNNIFNLALTEAEALKDEYVSTEHLFLAMLQEREGPVADILRAAGINRDQVLSALKDVRGSHRVTDQNPEESYQALMKYGRDLTDLARRGKMDPVVGRDDEVRRIIQVLSRRTKNNPVLIGEPGVGKTAIAEGLAQRIAAGDVPEGLKTKRIVALDMGALIAGAKYRGQFEERLKAVLKEVQEASGEIILFIDELHNLVGAGRAEGSMDASNMLKPALARGELKCVGATTLDEYRKYIEKDAALERRFQQVYVSEPSVEDTIAILRGLKERYEVHHGVRITDSALVAAATLSNRYIADRFLPDKAIDLIDEAASRLRIEIDSLPQEIDEVERKVVQLQIEKEALKKEKDPGSRDRLDKIKKELADLSEKGSAMKAHWQQEKDTIQTIRSLKEELERVRNEAHRAEQGGSLEEAAELKYGRLPRVKEALAEANGKLQELQSVQKMLKEEVDPEDIADIVSRWTGIPVTRLVEGEVDKLIKMEDRLSQRVIGQREAIIAVSNAVRRSRAGLQDPDRPIGSFIFMGPTGVGKTELAKALAEFLFDDENAMVRVDMSEFMEKHAVARLIGAPPGYVGYEEGGYLTEAVRRRPYSVILFDEIEKAHREVFNVLLQVLDDGRLTDGQGRTVDFRNTVVIMTSNIGSDHLAEFQPGGEREAEQRIMDVLKSHFRPEFLNRVDDVIIFHSLTREEIKVIVGIQIRRLESLLADRGISLELTDAALQLIAEEGYDPAYGARPLKRVIQKRIQDILATDILSGQFKDGETVFVDADGEELTFSKKE from the coding sequence ATGGCGCTTAATTTTGACAGATTAACCATAAAGGCCCAGGAGGCATTCCAGGGGGCCCAGCGCGATGCCGAGGAGCGTGGACAGCAACAGATAGAGATTGAGCACCTTCTTTACGCTCTCCTTGACAAGGAAGGAGGGGTGGTCTGGCCCCTCGTTGAGAAGGTGGGCGCAGATCCAAACGCTGTCAGAACGGCCCTGGAAGCCGCACTCGGTCGTTTGCCCCGTGTTTCGGGGCTGACCCAGACGTATATCGGCCCGGGTCTTAACAACATTTTTAATCTTGCTCTTACTGAAGCCGAGGCGCTGAAGGACGAATATGTGAGCACCGAACACCTGTTTCTTGCCATGCTTCAGGAAAGGGAAGGGCCGGTGGCGGATATCCTCCGTGCCGCCGGGATCAACAGGGACCAGGTGCTGAGTGCGCTGAAGGATGTTCGGGGAAGCCATCGGGTGACGGACCAGAATCCTGAGGAGAGCTATCAGGCGCTCATGAAATATGGGCGGGACCTCACGGACCTGGCGCGGCGCGGTAAGATGGACCCTGTAGTCGGCCGGGACGACGAGGTCAGGAGGATCATTCAGGTTCTGTCGAGGCGGACGAAGAATAACCCGGTTCTGATAGGGGAACCCGGGGTCGGCAAGACTGCTATTGCAGAGGGTCTCGCCCAGAGGATAGCCGCCGGCGATGTGCCGGAGGGGCTGAAGACCAAACGGATCGTGGCCCTGGACATGGGGGCCCTCATCGCAGGCGCCAAATACAGGGGCCAATTCGAGGAACGCCTCAAGGCAGTCTTAAAGGAGGTACAGGAGGCCTCCGGGGAGATCATCCTGTTCATTGATGAGCTTCACAACCTTGTCGGCGCGGGCCGTGCTGAAGGGTCCATGGATGCGTCAAACATGCTCAAACCGGCGCTGGCACGAGGAGAGCTAAAATGTGTTGGGGCGACCACCCTGGACGAATATCGTAAATATATTGAGAAAGATGCCGCCCTGGAGCGCCGCTTCCAGCAGGTCTACGTATCCGAGCCATCAGTGGAGGATACCATTGCCATCCTCCGTGGCCTCAAGGAGCGATACGAGGTGCACCACGGTGTCCGCATTACCGACTCGGCGCTTGTTGCGGCAGCGACGCTTTCCAACCGTTATATTGCCGATCGTTTTCTTCCGGACAAAGCCATAGACCTGATTGATGAGGCGGCTTCACGCCTGCGCATCGAGATAGACAGCCTCCCGCAGGAGATAGATGAGGTGGAAAGAAAGGTCGTTCAGCTCCAGATTGAAAAGGAAGCGCTGAAAAAAGAGAAGGATCCGGGGTCCAGAGACAGGCTGGATAAAATCAAAAAAGAACTTGCCGATCTTTCGGAAAAAGGGTCGGCCATGAAAGCCCACTGGCAGCAGGAAAAGGATACGATCCAGACTATCCGTTCCCTCAAGGAGGAGTTGGAGCGGGTTCGGAACGAAGCACATAGGGCCGAACAGGGTGGCAGCCTTGAGGAGGCGGCGGAACTCAAGTATGGCCGGCTTCCCCGGGTGAAGGAGGCGCTGGCGGAGGCGAACGGTAAGCTTCAGGAACTTCAATCGGTCCAGAAAATGCTCAAGGAGGAGGTTGACCCTGAGGATATTGCGGACATTGTGTCTCGCTGGACGGGAATCCCTGTGACCCGCCTGGTGGAAGGGGAGGTTGATAAACTCATCAAGATGGAGGATCGTCTCAGCCAAAGGGTGATAGGGCAGAGAGAGGCGATAATTGCCGTGTCCAACGCGGTCAGGAGGTCGCGGGCAGGTCTCCAGGATCCCGATCGTCCCATCGGTTCGTTCATATTCATGGGCCCCACCGGCGTCGGAAAGACCGAACTGGCCAAGGCCCTGGCTGAATTTCTTTTCGATGACGAAAATGCCATGGTTCGGGTGGATATGTCCGAATTCATGGAAAAACATGCCGTGGCCAGGCTTATCGGGGCGCCTCCCGGGTATGTCGGTTATGAGGAAGGAGGTTATCTCACCGAGGCTGTGAGGCGACGTCCCTACAGCGTCATCCTCTTCGATGAGATAGAAAAAGCCCACAGGGAGGTGTTCAACGTTCTGCTCCAGGTACTTGATGACGGCCGTCTGACCGATGGGCAGGGGCGGACCGTGGATTTCCGCAATACTGTCGTGATCATGACATCAAATATCGGAAGCGACCATCTGGCGGAATTCCAACCCGGAGGAGAGAGGGAGGCAGAGCAAAGGATTATGGATGTCTTGAAATCACACTTTCGGCCCGAGTTTCTCAACAGGGTCGACGATGTCATAATTTTCCATTCCCTGACCAGGGAGGAGATCAAGGTTATTGTCGGCATCCAGATCCGCAGGCTGGAATCCCTCCTGGCGGACCGGGGAATCTCTCTGGAACTGACAGATGCCGCATTGCAGTTAATCGCTGAGGAGGGTTACGACCCGGCGTATGGCGCCAGACCCTTGAAAAGGGTTATTCAAAAGAGGATACAGGACATCCTTGCCACGGACATTCTGTCCGGTCAGTTCAAGGATGGCGAAACAGTATTTGTGGACGCTGACGGCGAAGAACTAACGTTCAGCAAGAAGGAATAA
- the mutS_1 gene encoding DNA mismatch repair protein MutS: MFRDHDFDLPRNLPSNEQALTQDLELNTLFNAMALGDKFLFQIAKDAVLSGSSDMNTMLYRQDILKDCMKNPSIIREIYDISIESHEEKKKNWYGLFSRYPAGILYGSAEMLQMLVGLLKKLRKIAVEHADNFESEGFSTFFAMIKDELDDEYFSVIQNHLKALKFRDGVLISAELDEGNVGVDYILRRPHDRSRSWVQRIFTRKSPVYTFRIADRDDSGARALSELRDRGINLVANVLAQSSDHIENFFKMLGVELAFYVGCLNLYDQLAHIGGTVSFPLPVAAGERKHAFEGLFDVCLALTMGQKVVGNDVNADDKDCVIITGANQGGKSTFLRSIGLAQLMMQCGMFITAGSFSSNICEGLFTHYKREEDAFMESGKLDEELSRMSQVVDNVGPNSLLLLNESFSATNEREGSEIAKQITCALLESRVKVFFVTHLYEFAHVLYDEKMENALFLRAERQADGERTFKVVKGEPLETSYGEDLYRAIWG; this comes from the coding sequence ATGTTCAGGGATCATGATTTCGACCTGCCGCGAAATCTGCCGTCAAATGAACAGGCGCTGACACAGGATCTTGAGTTGAACACGTTGTTTAACGCCATGGCCCTCGGCGATAAATTTTTATTTCAAATCGCGAAGGACGCCGTTTTATCCGGTTCAAGCGATATGAACACCATGCTCTATCGCCAGGACATTCTCAAGGATTGCATGAAAAATCCTTCCATCATCAGGGAAATCTACGATATTTCGATCGAGTCACACGAGGAGAAAAAAAAGAACTGGTATGGCCTTTTCAGCCGTTATCCCGCGGGCATACTCTATGGTTCAGCTGAGATGCTGCAGATGTTGGTTGGCTTGCTGAAAAAGCTCAGGAAGATTGCTGTCGAACATGCCGATAATTTTGAGTCGGAGGGTTTTTCAACATTCTTCGCGATGATCAAAGATGAGCTTGACGATGAATATTTCTCGGTTATTCAAAATCATCTCAAGGCACTGAAATTTCGTGACGGCGTTCTGATCAGCGCTGAACTGGACGAAGGCAATGTGGGCGTCGATTATATCCTTCGCCGACCACATGATCGTAGTCGCAGCTGGGTGCAGCGAATTTTTACCAGGAAATCGCCCGTTTATACCTTCCGCATTGCCGATCGTGATGACAGCGGCGCCAGGGCCTTGTCGGAGTTGAGAGACAGAGGGATCAACCTGGTGGCCAACGTTCTTGCTCAGTCCTCCGACCATATTGAAAACTTTTTTAAAATGTTGGGGGTCGAATTGGCCTTTTACGTGGGTTGTTTGAACTTATACGATCAACTTGCCCATATTGGGGGAACGGTATCCTTCCCGCTGCCAGTGGCTGCCGGCGAACGTAAGCATGCTTTTGAAGGATTATTCGATGTCTGCCTGGCTTTGACCATGGGACAAAAAGTCGTCGGCAACGACGTTAACGCCGACGATAAAGACTGCGTGATAATAACCGGCGCCAACCAGGGCGGAAAATCGACCTTTTTAAGAAGCATCGGTTTGGCTCAACTGATGATGCAATGCGGCATGTTTATCACGGCCGGGTCATTCAGCTCCAATATATGCGAGGGGCTGTTCACCCACTATAAGAGGGAAGAAGATGCTTTTATGGAGAGCGGAAAACTTGATGAAGAACTCAGCCGAATGAGCCAGGTCGTAGATAATGTGGGGCCAAATTCCCTTCTGCTGCTTAATGAATCCTTTTCCGCGACAAACGAAAGGGAAGGATCGGAGATCGCGAAGCAGATAACCTGTGCCCTGCTTGAGAGTCGCGTCAAGGTTTTTTTTGTAACCCACCTATATGAATTTGCGCATGTTCTTTATGATGAAAAGATGGAAAATGCCCTTTTTCTGCGGGCTGAAAGGCAAGCCGATGGAGAACGTACTTTCAAGGTAGTCAAAGGCGAGCCGCTGGAAACCAGCTACGGAGAGGATCTGTATCGAGCAATCTGGGGTTAG
- the mutS2_2 gene encoding endonuclease MutS2, with protein sequence MAFRSILFKRTEDGIKKEILDAPAFFVDLNLDQVMDAITSGAEEYNLRPFLYTSLHDIEAIKYRQEVAQDLEHGEILEIIKSFALKMRTMRQYLGMLDKLFNKYNKEGWFLEAVSIYCETVQCLLHDLGSIELTSQGFMDFREFLTTYAGSESFTSLMTETTKLKSDLSTVKYCIRIKGNRVDVRKYESENDYSAEVEKTFEKFKKGTARDYRAKFSIRSSMSHVEADILNLIGRLYPDIFMNLDNYCAKNGIFVDETIEVFDREIQFYVAYLDHIAKFKRAGLKFCYPQISNKDRKIYNHEGFDLALANKLIPGKLSVVCNDFYLKEKERIFVVSGPNQGGKTTFARMFGQLHYLAGLGLPVPGRDARLFLCDRLFTHFEKEEDIKSLRGKLDDDLIRVHDILSQATSDSVIIMNEIFTSTTLKDAVFLGKKIMAQIIQLDLLCVFVTFLDELASFREKTVSLVSAVAPENPAVRTYKIVRKRADGLAYALSIAEKHQLTPDYIKKRIGS encoded by the coding sequence ATGGCTTTTCGCAGCATACTGTTCAAGAGAACTGAAGACGGAATCAAAAAAGAGATCCTCGATGCCCCGGCCTTTTTTGTCGATTTGAACCTTGATCAGGTGATGGACGCCATCACATCCGGCGCCGAGGAATACAATTTAAGGCCCTTTCTTTACACATCCCTGCACGATATCGAAGCAATTAAGTACCGGCAGGAAGTGGCGCAGGATCTTGAGCACGGGGAGATATTGGAGATAATCAAGTCCTTTGCCCTCAAAATGCGCACAATGCGCCAATATCTCGGCATGCTGGATAAACTTTTCAACAAATACAATAAAGAAGGATGGTTTCTGGAGGCCGTGAGTATATATTGTGAAACCGTTCAATGCCTTCTTCATGATTTGGGCAGCATCGAATTAACATCACAAGGGTTCATGGATTTTCGCGAATTCTTGACAACTTACGCAGGGTCGGAGAGCTTTACGTCTCTTATGACGGAAACGACGAAGCTTAAAAGCGATCTGTCGACGGTAAAATATTGTATCCGAATTAAAGGCAACCGGGTCGATGTTCGCAAATATGAATCCGAAAATGACTACAGCGCAGAAGTCGAAAAGACGTTTGAAAAATTCAAGAAGGGCACGGCCAGGGATTACAGGGCCAAATTTTCCATTCGGTCGAGCATGAGCCATGTCGAAGCTGACATATTGAATCTGATAGGCAGATTGTACCCAGACATTTTCATGAATCTGGATAATTATTGTGCTAAAAATGGTATTTTTGTGGATGAAACGATAGAAGTTTTTGACAGGGAGATACAGTTTTATGTCGCCTATCTGGACCATATCGCGAAATTCAAACGGGCTGGACTGAAATTCTGCTATCCGCAAATATCCAATAAAGACAGGAAAATCTACAATCATGAAGGATTTGATTTAGCCCTTGCCAACAAGCTCATACCTGGAAAATTATCCGTTGTCTGCAATGACTTTTATCTGAAGGAAAAGGAACGAATATTTGTCGTTTCCGGTCCAAACCAGGGCGGTAAAACAACCTTCGCCCGCATGTTCGGGCAACTGCACTATCTTGCCGGATTGGGCCTTCCAGTTCCGGGCAGGGATGCGCGGCTCTTTCTTTGCGACCGGCTGTTTACACATTTTGAAAAGGAAGAAGACATCAAGAGCCTTCGTGGCAAATTGGATGACGACCTCATCAGGGTGCACGATATTCTGAGCCAGGCAACTTCAGACAGTGTCATCATAATGAATGAAATTTTCACGTCCACGACATTGAAGGACGCCGTCTTTTTAGGAAAAAAAATAATGGCTCAAATAATACAGTTGGATCTGCTGTGCGTTTTTGTAACATTTTTAGACGAATTGGCATCCTTCAGGGAGAAAACCGTAAGTCTGGTCAGCGCAGTCGCGCCTGAAAACCCGGCAGTGCGAACCTACAAGATTGTAAGAAAGCGTGCGGACGGGCTTGCATACGCGCTATCAATTGCTGAAAAGCACCAACTTACGCCCGATTACATAAAAAAGCGGATAGGGTCATGA
- a CDS encoding putative nickel-responsive regulator translates to MQTEKMTRFGVSMPNRLLTHFDELISDKGYANRSEALRDLVRDYLVEREWEADEETVGTVTIVYDHHVKELADALTHIQHEMGTLIISSLHVHLTHTHCLEIIVVRGKSSEIRKMADHLIGTKGVIHGKLTAATIGSSF, encoded by the coding sequence ATGCAAACGGAGAAAATGACCCGCTTCGGTGTTTCGATGCCAAACCGGCTCCTGACACATTTCGATGAGTTGATCTCCGACAAGGGCTACGCCAACCGTTCGGAGGCTTTGCGGGACCTTGTCAGGGATTATCTGGTGGAAAGGGAGTGGGAGGCCGACGAGGAGACGGTCGGGACGGTGACCATCGTCTACGACCACCACGTCAAGGAGTTGGCAGACGCCCTGACTCACATTCAGCATGAGATGGGAACCTTGATTATCTCCAGTCTTCACGTTCACCTCACGCATACCCATTGTCTGGAGATCATCGTGGTGAGGGGCAAGAGTTCGGAGATAAGGAAGATGGCCGATCATCTCATCGGCACGAAGGGGGTCATCCACGGCAAACTCACCGCCGCCACTATCGGGTCATCGTTCTAG
- a CDS encoding lysE type translocator, whose amino-acid sequence MSFLVLFFSSFVVALSGALMPGPLLAVTLGNSPHYGWKFGPLAILGHGILELGLVSLVFLGAGPLLQAGQVQGWIGLGGGVILVWMGKGMFAVVRSGEFTEKSSGPGRSGHRAVFLGIASSLSNPYWTLWWATVGLAYLTVAAERGPMGVAVFFAGHISGDLAWYTLVSITVSRGMGLSDMKFYSVLMYLCSGVLVVLGFWFVYYGARLVV is encoded by the coding sequence ATGAGCTTCCTGGTCCTTTTCTTTTCATCGTTTGTCGTGGCTCTTTCAGGCGCCCTGATGCCTGGGCCTCTTCTGGCGGTTACACTGGGGAACTCGCCGCATTACGGCTGGAAATTCGGCCCGCTCGCCATCCTTGGTCACGGGATTCTTGAGCTGGGCCTGGTTTCCCTCGTATTCCTCGGGGCGGGCCCGCTGCTCCAGGCGGGTCAGGTTCAGGGCTGGATCGGTCTTGGCGGTGGGGTCATCCTCGTATGGATGGGAAAGGGCATGTTCGCTGTCGTCAGGTCGGGAGAATTTACGGAAAAATCATCCGGTCCCGGCCGGAGTGGTCACAGGGCGGTGTTTCTCGGCATTGCCTCCAGCCTTTCCAATCCATATTGGACCCTGTGGTGGGCAACGGTAGGGCTGGCATATCTTACGGTGGCGGCTGAACGAGGCCCCATGGGGGTGGCCGTTTTTTTCGCAGGGCATATTTCGGGGGACCTCGCGTGGTATACCCTGGTTTCCATAACGGTCTCAAGAGGGATGGGCCTCTCGGACATGAAGTTCTATTCGGTTCTGATGTACCTGTGTTCAGGGGTTCTGGTGGTGCTGGGTTTCTGGTTCGTCTACTATGGCGCCCGCCTGGTGGTGTAA
- the nfo gene encoding putative endonuclease 4 — translation MLFVPVPSAGLSPSFCLSWGAKKPVYRYYACVIMLATWKKINNLTASSGRKGRAMLIGAHESISGGLERSVKRAEEDGCEAMQIFSGSPSKWSMLPVPSDAAGKFWESLAESQVRSILVHGSYLVNPASPDRELWKKSLDAMKAEYSRCRQIAADYLVVHPGSHRGDGLEDGIRRAADLFTRVLEGAGDGPVILLENTAGAGSTLGGSFTELGRIRGLIPFPARIGFCLDTAHAFAGGYDMGTGEGVKKALAGIDDEAGTGPIMAFHINDSARALGSGIDRHARIGEGLMGMDGFKTLLGLVEFRGCPAILETQPLPVPRGRYKDQVDILKGLRMESGRK, via the coding sequence TTGCTTTTTGTACCCGTGCCCTCTGCCGGACTGTCACCCAGCTTCTGTTTGTCCTGGGGCGCTAAAAAGCCCGTCTACCGTTATTATGCTTGCGTTATTATGCTTGCAACCTGGAAAAAGATAAACAACTTAACCGCGTCCTCCGGGCGTAAAGGCAGGGCCATGCTGATCGGTGCACACGAATCCATATCCGGCGGACTGGAACGATCTGTGAAAAGGGCAGAGGAGGATGGCTGCGAAGCCATGCAGATTTTTTCGGGTTCGCCCAGCAAATGGTCCATGCTGCCTGTTCCCTCTGATGCGGCAGGAAAATTCTGGGAAAGCTTGGCGGAATCCCAGGTTCGATCCATCTTGGTTCACGGATCATATCTGGTCAATCCGGCATCACCCGATCGAGAGCTGTGGAAAAAATCCCTCGATGCCATGAAGGCGGAATATTCAAGGTGCCGGCAGATCGCGGCCGATTATCTGGTTGTCCATCCAGGATCCCACAGGGGCGACGGCCTTGAGGATGGCATCAGGAGAGCAGCGGATCTTTTTACCCGGGTACTCGAAGGCGCCGGGGACGGACCCGTTATTCTGCTGGAGAACACCGCCGGGGCAGGCAGTACCCTGGGAGGCAGCTTTACGGAACTCGGCCGAATCAGAGGGCTCATCCCATTTCCGGCCCGGATAGGGTTTTGTCTTGATACCGCCCACGCCTTTGCGGGGGGATACGACATGGGCACCGGCGAGGGAGTAAAAAAGGCCCTCGCCGGGATCGATGACGAGGCGGGAACGGGACCCATCATGGCATTTCACATCAACGATTCGGCAAGAGCCCTTGGATCCGGAATAGACAGGCACGCACGGATCGGAGAGGGCCTCATGGGGATGGATGGATTTAAAACCCTCCTTGGCCTGGTGGAGTTCAGGGGTTGCCCCGCTATCCTGGAGACGCAGCCCCTTCCCGTTCCGCGGGGCCGGTATAAAGACCAGGTGGATATTCTCAAGGGCCTGCGAATGGAGAGCGGCAGGAAATGA
- the rnr gene encoding ribonuclease R, giving the protein MSRRTSSGKPGVKKKRLSNPYSETILQFLGGKSTRPLLHRDIFVALKVPADDKRTFTRALNALVRAGSVIRIKGGRYALPSMVHLVTGTLRINSVGRGLLIPEDDTGEVAVPPTYLNSAMHGDRVIVRVERSARHGKPFGRVIRIVDRAHQQIVAYFNKAGDASFGKPYDSRLGREVIIPKGSEGGALPGQMVVVEITRYPERGIAATGAVVEVLGYPDDPGSETMAVVHAFKIPHRFPDAAIKASAALTGPVPRGSLKERQDLRDLDFVTIDGVGAKDFDDALYAERSTSGVITLFVAIADVSHFVRTGTPADREAFRRGNSVYFPDMVIPMLPERLSNDLCSLKPHVDRLTFTCRVEVDRAGNLSGHRLFPGVIRSAARLTYREVENYFSGDDGDNQFPANQGPVVQNLDCLHELFGRLVKRRRDRNSLDFDLPEPEVVLDSLGHVENIYRSSRYTSHKVVEECMLLANEVVARTLRESESPGIYRIHEPPDKERVEELNHLLAALGYNVPPALARSPQPFKRILADSRGSIQERFLNTVILRSMMRAQYSTIPSGHFGLALGDYTHFTSPIRRYADLMIHRILKGIMGFAAPVQTTDLEAICAHVTETEHIAESAERDILSLFRARFMEDKVGQEFSGVLSGITSFGFFVELQEFFVEGLVHLSSLNDDYYRFNERGLTLIGEHSGRIFRIGDAVTVRVLHVDASRRHIDFEIV; this is encoded by the coding sequence TTGTCAAGAAGAACATCATCCGGAAAACCCGGCGTAAAAAAGAAGCGGCTGTCGAACCCCTACAGTGAGACTATCCTTCAGTTCCTGGGGGGGAAATCCACCAGGCCCCTCCTGCACAGGGATATCTTCGTGGCGCTTAAGGTCCCGGCAGACGATAAGAGAACATTTACGAGGGCCTTGAATGCGCTGGTCCGGGCCGGTTCGGTGATCCGGATAAAGGGAGGGCGTTACGCTCTCCCATCCATGGTCCATCTGGTAACGGGGACCCTCCGTATCAACAGCGTAGGAAGGGGGCTCCTCATCCCGGAGGACGATACCGGGGAGGTTGCGGTCCCCCCGACCTATCTTAATTCCGCGATGCACGGCGACAGGGTAATCGTGAGAGTGGAACGGTCTGCCCGCCACGGCAAGCCCTTTGGGCGCGTTATCCGCATTGTGGATCGTGCCCACCAACAGATCGTCGCCTATTTCAATAAAGCTGGTGATGCATCGTTCGGCAAGCCTTACGACAGCCGTTTGGGGCGAGAGGTTATCATCCCGAAGGGTTCCGAAGGCGGAGCCCTCCCCGGGCAGATGGTGGTAGTGGAAATCACCCGATATCCTGAACGAGGGATTGCAGCCACCGGCGCTGTGGTAGAGGTCCTGGGATACCCCGATGATCCTGGGTCGGAAACCATGGCCGTTGTCCATGCATTCAAGATCCCCCACCGTTTTCCGGACGCAGCGATCAAAGCCTCCGCCGCACTCACCGGGCCTGTTCCGAGGGGTTCGTTGAAGGAAAGGCAGGATCTGAGGGACCTTGACTTTGTCACCATCGATGGCGTCGGCGCAAAGGATTTTGACGACGCACTTTACGCGGAGCGATCCACCAGCGGGGTGATCACCCTGTTCGTGGCCATCGCTGATGTCTCTCATTTTGTCAGAACCGGGACTCCTGCGGACCGTGAGGCGTTCAGAAGGGGCAACTCAGTCTATTTTCCCGACATGGTCATCCCCATGCTTCCCGAGCGGCTCTCCAACGATCTTTGCAGCCTGAAACCCCATGTTGACCGTTTGACCTTTACCTGCAGGGTCGAGGTTGACCGGGCCGGCAATCTGTCGGGGCACCGCCTCTTTCCCGGGGTGATCAGGAGCGCTGCCCGCCTGACCTACAGGGAAGTGGAGAACTACTTCAGCGGAGACGATGGCGACAATCAATTTCCGGCGAACCAGGGACCGGTTGTACAGAACCTGGACTGTCTTCACGAACTTTTCGGACGGCTGGTGAAAAGGCGCCGGGACCGCAACAGCCTGGACTTCGACCTGCCCGAACCTGAAGTTGTCTTGGACAGCCTGGGACACGTGGAAAACATCTACCGGTCCAGCCGCTACACATCTCATAAGGTGGTGGAGGAGTGCATGCTGCTGGCCAACGAGGTGGTCGCCAGAACCTTGCGCGAGTCCGAATCACCTGGAATTTACCGTATCCACGAGCCGCCGGACAAGGAACGCGTGGAGGAACTCAACCATCTTCTGGCAGCCCTGGGATATAACGTTCCCCCAGCGCTTGCCCGTTCACCACAACCCTTCAAAAGGATACTCGCAGACTCCAGGGGAAGCATCCAGGAACGTTTTCTCAACACTGTTATCCTGAGGTCAATGATGAGGGCACAGTATTCCACCATCCCGAGCGGCCATTTCGGACTGGCATTGGGCGACTATACCCACTTTACGTCACCGATCCGGCGCTACGCTGATCTAATGATCCACAGGATTCTCAAGGGCATAATGGGGTTTGCTGCCCCTGTGCAAACCACCGATCTGGAAGCCATCTGCGCCCACGTGACAGAAACCGAACACATCGCTGAATCGGCCGAAAGGGACATACTCTCACTGTTCAGAGCCCGGTTCATGGAGGATAAGGTGGGGCAGGAATTCTCCGGGGTGCTATCCGGCATTACATCCTTCGGGTTTTTCGTTGAACTGCAGGAATTTTTCGTCGAGGGACTGGTTCACCTGTCATCCCTGAACGACGACTACTACCGCTTCAATGAACGGGGGCTCACCCTTATCGGGGAGCACTCAGGGCGAATTTTCCGAATCGGTGATGCCGTTACCGTCAGGGTCCTCCATGTGGATGCTTCCCGCCGCCACATTGATTTCGAGATCGTCTGA